The following are encoded in a window of Streptosporangiales bacterium genomic DNA:
- a CDS encoding GNAT family N-acetyltransferase — translation MSIEVRPATSAWFDDVATMLGPKNPESSVCWCLSHRLDSKTNRELVGRARGEYVRELCSREVSPGVLGYEDDEVVGWAAVAPRAELPFARSTKIPHIDRLPVWSVWCIRVRPGYRGNGIAHALLEGAVAFARSHHAPAIEGYPVDNRGKKVDTTMAYVGTRTVFERAGFTKAADTSAVSGGFPRVLMRLDP, via the coding sequence GTGAGCATCGAGGTCAGGCCCGCGACATCAGCATGGTTCGACGACGTCGCGACCATGCTCGGGCCCAAGAATCCCGAATCCTCAGTGTGCTGGTGCCTCAGCCATCGGCTCGACTCGAAGACCAATCGGGAGCTCGTCGGACGCGCGCGGGGCGAGTATGTCAGGGAGCTCTGCTCCCGCGAGGTCTCGCCGGGCGTCCTCGGCTACGAGGACGACGAGGTCGTCGGGTGGGCCGCCGTCGCGCCCCGAGCGGAGCTACCCTTCGCCCGGTCGACGAAGATCCCGCACATCGACCGGTTGCCCGTCTGGTCGGTGTGGTGCATACGCGTGCGTCCCGGCTACCGCGGCAACGGCATCGCGCACGCCCTGCTCGAAGGTGCCGTGGCGTTCGCGCGGTCACACCATGCGCCGGCGATCGAGGGTTATCCGGTGGACAACCGGGGGAAGAAGGTCGACACGACGATGGCCTACGTCGGCACTCGCACGGTCTTCGAGCGCGCCGGCTTCACCAAGGCCGCCGACACGAGCGCGGTATCCGGCGGATTCCCCCGCGTGCTCATGCGGTTGGACCCCTGA
- a CDS encoding TetR family transcriptional regulator: MPKRVDHQERRTRIAEALFRVAADRGLEAVSLRHVAAEAGVSSGMVQHYFRTKDEMMIFAIQVVRENVEARLVAEEERTGEPTSQAGLIRALLVQLLPFDETRRIEGSVSLAFLAYAAVRPAVAEVLREDTARMHEMVAGLIRSAQDDGTAPTTVDPVQAATGLLALFEGLGLHTLGGHYPPETALAAFDAHLRMVFGPAD; the protein is encoded by the coding sequence GTGCCGAAGAGGGTCGACCACCAGGAGCGCCGGACGCGGATCGCCGAGGCGTTGTTCCGCGTCGCCGCGGACCGCGGGCTCGAGGCGGTGAGCCTGCGTCACGTGGCCGCGGAGGCCGGTGTCTCGTCCGGGATGGTGCAGCACTACTTCCGCACCAAGGACGAGATGATGATCTTCGCCATCCAGGTCGTCAGGGAGAACGTCGAGGCGCGCCTCGTCGCCGAGGAGGAGCGCACCGGCGAGCCGACCTCGCAGGCGGGGCTGATCCGCGCGCTGCTCGTCCAGCTGCTCCCCTTCGACGAGACCAGGCGCATCGAGGGCAGCGTGTCGCTGGCGTTCCTCGCGTACGCGGCGGTGCGGCCGGCCGTCGCCGAGGTGCTCCGCGAGGACACTGCCCGGATGCACGAGATGGTGGCCGGCCTGATCCGCTCGGCGCAGGACGACGGCACGGCGCCGACGACCGTCGACCCCGTCCAGGCGGCGACCGGCCTGCTGGCGCTCTTCGAGGGCCTCGGGCTCCACACGCTCGGTGGCCACTACCCGCCGGAGACCGCCCTGGCGGCCTTCGACGCCCACCTGCGTATGGTCTTCGGCCCCGCGGACTGA
- a CDS encoding ATP-dependent endonuclease, whose protein sequence is MAEEWSAGGGGAPLLAAAAHAAAAGADLRAVVLVEGMSDQAAVEALAARHLRDLDAEGVSVVPLGGAMSIAPFLDLFGPDGVDVRLAGLCDVAEEGYFRRGLERAGLGADLTRADMEALGFYVCVEDLEDELIRTLGVASVERVIEDQGDLRSWRVLQQQPAHQGRSVEEVLRRFMGTRSGRKIHYARLLVDALDLADVPRPLERVLAHV, encoded by the coding sequence ATGGCGGAGGAGTGGTCGGCCGGAGGCGGCGGAGCCCCGCTGCTCGCTGCGGCCGCACACGCGGCGGCGGCCGGTGCGGACCTCCGCGCGGTCGTGCTCGTGGAGGGGATGAGCGACCAGGCGGCGGTCGAGGCGCTCGCCGCGCGCCATCTCCGGGATCTCGATGCCGAGGGCGTGTCCGTCGTGCCGCTCGGGGGCGCCATGTCGATCGCACCCTTCCTCGATCTGTTCGGGCCGGACGGCGTCGACGTGCGACTGGCGGGCCTGTGCGACGTCGCGGAGGAGGGCTACTTCCGGCGCGGTCTCGAGCGGGCCGGTCTCGGCGCCGACCTCACCCGCGCCGACATGGAGGCGCTGGGCTTCTACGTGTGTGTCGAAGACCTGGAGGACGAGCTGATCCGCACCCTGGGCGTCGCGTCCGTGGAACGGGTCATCGAGGACCAGGGTGATCTCCGGTCGTGGCGCGTGCTCCAGCAGCAGCCCGCCCACCAGGGCCGGAGCGTCGAGGAGGTACTACGTCGTTTCATGGGCACCCGGTCAGGACGCAAGATCCACTACGCGCGCCTGCTCGTCGACGCGCTCGACCTCGCCGACGTGCCGCGGCCGCTCGAGCGCGTGCTCGCGCACGTCTGA
- a CDS encoding DUF664 domain-containing protein, translating into MWVDPDDDPRETDVEAVDERGILLDYLGHYRLTLQMKSADLNAEQLARRSVPPSTMSLLGLVRHLAEGERHLRRVMAGEDAPKLYCTDEDRDGDWNGAIADPAVVEDAWRQWRAEVELTDQFVAGVADLGTRNAGVSDLGPDGADLQLRDMLVAQIAEYARHCGHADLLRERIDGRVGQ; encoded by the coding sequence ATGTGGGTCGACCCGGACGACGATCCGCGCGAAACCGATGTCGAGGCCGTCGACGAACGCGGCATACTGCTCGACTATCTGGGTCATTACCGGCTGACGCTCCAGATGAAAAGCGCCGACCTGAACGCCGAGCAGCTTGCCCGGCGATCCGTACCACCGTCCACGATGTCCCTGCTCGGGCTGGTGCGGCACCTGGCCGAGGGAGAGCGACACCTTCGCCGGGTCATGGCCGGCGAGGACGCGCCGAAGCTGTACTGCACCGACGAGGACCGTGACGGCGACTGGAACGGCGCGATCGCCGACCCGGCAGTCGTGGAGGACGCTTGGCGGCAGTGGCGGGCCGAGGTAGAGCTCACCGACCAGTTCGTGGCCGGAGTCGCCGACCTCGGCACCCGGAACGCCGGCGTTTCCGACCTCGGCCCCGACGGGGCGGACTTGCAGCTTCGCGACATGCTGGTGGCGCAGATCGCAGAGTACGCGCGACACTGCGGGCACGCCGATCTCCTGCGCGAGCGCATCGACGGCCGCGTCGGCCAGTAG
- a CDS encoding TetR family transcriptional regulator produces the protein MSRLSRAQQQERNRAEVLAAARREFTERGFRDTKVDGIAERAGLTRGAVYSNFPSKRALYFAVLADDAERVPDEPRTEPGLTPREALGAFARAWVTRLPLSTDDHSSARLAMDLMPEVLAHDRTRRPFAQLMRLQAILLGLSLERLRGPARAGGRLVRIAETALTTLSGATQLAATAPGFLEPFNVIRACEHLADLDLDDTWPPPHTPHIRTPTLTADEPWSPPAALDAVRGEPARLDGDGVVAVLGLHRLAAAEEAERAAPPDVDVTAVLVTGDPGELAPLTRLALADFRHCLHQAFPASAWPRLQVVCDDSAAVAAAAGLPAVSDVTESAVHVDGRRRLVARADGVGACHSAASTLGRVQGDVTTP, from the coding sequence ATGAGCCGGCTCAGCAGGGCGCAGCAGCAGGAGCGCAACCGCGCCGAGGTGCTGGCCGCGGCCCGGCGGGAGTTCACCGAGCGGGGCTTCCGCGACACCAAGGTCGACGGCATCGCCGAGCGTGCCGGCCTCACCCGCGGGGCGGTCTACTCCAACTTCCCCAGCAAGCGTGCCCTCTACTTCGCGGTGCTCGCCGACGACGCCGAGCGCGTGCCAGACGAGCCGCGCACGGAACCCGGACTCACCCCCCGCGAGGCACTCGGCGCGTTCGCCCGCGCCTGGGTCACCCGGCTCCCCCTCTCGACCGACGACCACAGCTCGGCCCGCCTCGCGATGGACCTGATGCCGGAGGTGCTCGCCCACGACCGCACCCGCAGGCCGTTCGCCCAGCTGATGCGGCTCCAGGCGATCCTGCTCGGCCTCTCCCTGGAACGCCTGCGCGGGCCCGCGAGAGCCGGCGGACGCCTCGTGCGGATCGCCGAGACCGCGCTCACCACCCTCTCCGGCGCGACCCAGCTGGCCGCGACCGCACCAGGGTTCCTCGAGCCGTTCAACGTCATCCGTGCCTGCGAGCACCTGGCGGATCTCGACCTCGACGACACCTGGCCTCCCCCGCACACACCCCACATCCGCACGCCGACGCTCACCGCCGACGAACCCTGGTCGCCGCCCGCGGCGCTCGACGCGGTCCGCGGTGAGCCCGCGCGCCTCGACGGCGACGGCGTCGTGGCCGTCCTCGGCCTGCACCGCCTGGCCGCAGCCGAGGAGGCCGAGCGAGCCGCGCCGCCCGACGTCGACGTCACCGCCGTCCTCGTCACCGGCGACCCCGGCGAGCTCGCGCCACTGACCCGCCTCGCCCTCGCCGACTTCCGGCACTGCCTGCACCAGGCGTTCCCGGCGTCGGCGTGGCCCCGACTGCAGGTCGTGTGCGACGACTCGGCCGCGGTGGCCGCGGCGGCCGGGCTGCCCGCCGTCAGCGACGTGACGGAGTCCGCCGTCCACGTCGACGGACGACGACGCCTCGTCGCCCGCGCCGACGGCGTCGGCGCCTGCCACTCGGCCGCGTCGACCCTCGGCCGCGTGCAGGGAGACGTCACCACACCCTGA
- a CDS encoding NAD(P)H-binding protein produces the protein MKIVVTTPTGHVGSRVVRLLCQAGVRPVLAMRHPDRLDAQTRAHVDVVVADQDDAESVVRATKGADALFWVDPPGTDDDPVAGFARLGAHAARAVAENGIGRTVFVSSVGAEKRDGAGEIDGLARTEELLNETGASVVHLRCGYFFTNLLLDVDSLREGVLRTTMPLDVALPWVDPRDIGDVAVARLLSADWSGRHVQAVHGLEDHTFAQVAAITGEAIGRPVRAETISDDTLRNALRAIGMGDLQVEGIVGMSAGLRDDFAPENERTVLTTTPTPLASWAYSHLRPAF, from the coding sequence ATGAAGATCGTGGTGACCACACCGACCGGGCACGTGGGTTCACGCGTGGTGCGCCTGCTCTGTCAGGCCGGCGTGCGACCGGTGCTGGCGATGCGGCATCCCGACAGGCTCGACGCACAGACGCGTGCCCACGTCGACGTCGTCGTAGCCGACCAGGACGACGCCGAGTCCGTCGTGCGAGCGACGAAGGGCGCCGACGCGCTCTTCTGGGTCGATCCGCCGGGCACCGACGACGACCCGGTCGCGGGATTCGCGCGCCTGGGTGCGCACGCGGCACGGGCCGTGGCGGAGAACGGCATCGGACGCACGGTCTTCGTCAGCAGCGTCGGCGCCGAGAAGCGTGACGGCGCCGGCGAGATCGACGGCCTGGCCCGTACCGAAGAGCTGTTGAACGAGACCGGCGCGTCCGTCGTCCACCTGCGTTGCGGGTACTTCTTCACCAACCTGCTGCTCGACGTCGACAGCCTGCGCGAGGGCGTCCTGCGGACGACGATGCCGCTCGACGTCGCACTCCCGTGGGTGGATCCGCGCGACATCGGCGACGTCGCGGTGGCACGGTTGCTGTCCGCCGACTGGTCGGGCCGCCACGTGCAGGCGGTGCACGGCCTGGAGGACCACACCTTCGCACAGGTCGCCGCGATCACCGGCGAGGCGATCGGACGTCCGGTGCGTGCCGAGACGATCTCCGACGACACCCTCCGCAACGCCCTGCGGGCGATCGGCATGGGCGACCTGCAGGTCGAGGGCATCGTCGGGATGTCGGCCGGGCTGCGCGACGACTTCGCGCCCGAGAACGAGCGCACCGTGCTCACGACCACGCCGACGCCGCTCGCGTCCTGGGCCTACTCCCACCTCCGACCGGCGTTCTGA
- a CDS encoding LLM class flavin-dependent oxidoreductase has product MTSIEIGTGLPTTVEELAAAGVRTVTEAARHLEDMGFESLWLPDLILGDGTPALEPALALAAAAAVTERVRIGFGVLVVPLRPAPWLAAQVATLQHLSGDRLLLGVGSGGFPDSPFWRSLGVSGRDRGRTTDATLALLPRLLSGEPVEIAEGEPSLSRDRRRQLALTMSPKSAVPPILVGGSERAFHRVLAHGDAWFPSLIDPAGLAGAVTRLREMAAERGVPAPGVTVGGHLVLGDDESARSAHEALVRTPMTARTPEELAELFAAYRAAGADRIVAGPDNGDWRTQLDFMADAKALLD; this is encoded by the coding sequence ATGACCTCGATCGAGATCGGCACCGGACTCCCGACGACCGTCGAGGAGCTGGCGGCCGCCGGCGTCCGTACCGTCACCGAGGCCGCGCGCCACCTCGAGGACATGGGCTTCGAGTCCCTGTGGCTGCCGGACCTGATCCTCGGCGACGGCACTCCCGCCCTGGAGCCCGCGCTGGCACTGGCGGCGGCCGCCGCGGTCACCGAACGGGTGCGGATCGGCTTCGGCGTCCTCGTCGTGCCACTGCGTCCCGCCCCGTGGTTGGCCGCGCAGGTCGCGACGCTCCAGCACCTGTCCGGCGACCGACTGCTGCTCGGCGTCGGTTCCGGCGGCTTCCCCGACTCGCCGTTCTGGCGGTCGCTGGGCGTCTCCGGCCGGGACCGGGGTCGCACCACCGACGCCACCCTCGCGCTCCTACCGCGGCTGCTCTCCGGCGAGCCGGTCGAGATCGCCGAGGGCGAGCCGTCACTGTCGCGCGACCGCCGGAGGCAGCTGGCACTGACCATGTCGCCGAAGTCCGCGGTGCCACCGATCCTGGTCGGTGGTTCGGAGCGCGCGTTCCACCGCGTCCTGGCGCACGGCGACGCATGGTTCCCCTCCCTCATCGACCCCGCGGGCCTCGCCGGCGCCGTCACGAGACTGCGTGAGATGGCGGCCGAGCGCGGTGTGCCCGCCCCCGGCGTCACCGTGGGCGGGCACCTCGTCCTCGGCGACGACGAGTCCGCCCGATCCGCGCACGAGGCGCTCGTCCGCACCCCGATGACCGCGCGTACCCCGGAGGAGCTGGCCGAGCTCTTCGCGGCCTACCGGGCCGCGGGCGCCGACCGCATCGTCGCCGGCCCCGACAACGGCGACTGGCGGACCCAACTCGACTTCATGGCCGACGCCAAGGCCCTCCTGGACTGA
- a CDS encoding RNA polymerase subunit sigma-70: MTVDLGESRRLMDAAAGADPQVGLTAVVALRQLVEVLEELQVDNARARGWSWRDIALRLGVTKQGVHYKHGLRRRAEGS; the protein is encoded by the coding sequence ATGACGGTGGACCTCGGTGAGAGCAGACGGCTGATGGACGCGGCGGCGGGCGCGGACCCGCAGGTGGGGCTGACGGCGGTGGTGGCGTTGCGGCAGTTGGTCGAGGTCCTGGAGGAGCTCCAGGTCGACAACGCCAGGGCGCGCGGGTGGTCGTGGCGCGACATCGCGCTCCGGCTTGGCGTGACCAAGCAGGGCGTGCACTACAAGCACGGCCTGCGCAGGCGCGCCGAGGGGTCGTGA
- a CDS encoding cytochrome P450, which produces MGGAVTVPEIELSEPEVVRDPFTAYGRVRERSPLGVTTIPGIGRVWVLTRHEGARAMLGDPRFEIRTDSFIRPDVPADCLPYLRTMSEMNGPEHKRLRALVAPAFSVRRAEEFRPRIEPIVARLLDELPGRVEDGSVDLFAHVMRPLPMDVICELVGIPESDRPRWREYGAAVAAGSGPGFAAAVPGIVADAKAAIARRRAESGDDLLGDLVRAQAEDGDRLTDAEMVTLVWHLVIAGQTPTNFIANAVAALLSHPDQLAALRADTTLLSPAVDELIRWCGPALLTIPRFAREDVELSGEAVHKGEAAMASVAAVNRDPRAFADPDRLDVRRTGRSGHLGFGHGPHFCLGSAVARVQTEVALAALLRRFPDLAPAADLAEVRAPDPGTWRLTALPVTL; this is translated from the coding sequence ATGGGAGGCGCCGTGACCGTGCCGGAGATCGAACTGAGCGAGCCCGAGGTCGTACGTGACCCGTTCACGGCGTACGGACGCGTGCGCGAGCGGTCGCCGCTCGGGGTGACCACGATTCCGGGGATCGGCAGGGTCTGGGTGCTCACCAGGCACGAGGGAGCCAGGGCGATGCTCGGCGACCCGCGGTTCGAGATCAGGACCGACAGCTTCATCCGGCCCGACGTGCCCGCGGACTGCCTGCCGTATCTGCGCACGATGTCGGAGATGAACGGCCCGGAGCACAAGCGACTGCGCGCGCTGGTGGCGCCCGCCTTCTCCGTACGCCGCGCCGAGGAGTTCCGGCCGCGCATCGAGCCGATCGTCGCCCGGCTGCTCGACGAGCTACCCGGCCGGGTCGAGGACGGGTCCGTCGACCTGTTCGCGCACGTCATGCGACCACTGCCGATGGACGTGATCTGCGAGCTGGTCGGCATCCCCGAGTCCGACCGGCCGCGCTGGCGGGAGTACGGCGCCGCCGTCGCGGCGGGGTCCGGTCCGGGCTTCGCCGCCGCCGTTCCCGGCATCGTGGCCGACGCCAAGGCGGCCATCGCCCGCCGTCGCGCCGAGTCCGGCGACGACCTGCTCGGCGACCTCGTCCGCGCGCAGGCCGAGGACGGTGACCGGCTCACCGACGCCGAGATGGTCACGCTGGTGTGGCACCTCGTCATCGCGGGACAGACGCCGACGAACTTCATCGCCAACGCCGTCGCCGCGCTGCTCTCGCACCCGGACCAACTGGCCGCGCTGCGCGCCGACACCACGCTCCTGTCGCCTGCCGTCGACGAGCTGATCCGCTGGTGTGGACCGGCCCTGCTGACGATCCCCCGGTTCGCGCGCGAGGACGTCGAGCTGTCCGGCGAGGCCGTGCACAAGGGCGAGGCCGCGATGGCCTCGGTCGCCGCGGTGAACCGCGACCCGCGCGCCTTCGCCGACCCGGACCGCCTCGACGTCCGCCGCACCGGCCGGTCGGGCCACCTGGGCTTCGGGCACGGGCCGCACTTCTGCCTCGGGTCGGCGGTGGCGCGCGTGCAGACCGAGGTCGCCCTCGCGGCGCTGCTGCGTCGCTTCCCCGACCTGGCGCCGGCCGCCGACCTGGCCGAGGTGCGTGCGCCCGACCCGGGCACCTGGCGGCTGACCGCGCTGCCGGTGACGCTCTGA
- a CDS encoding 4a-hydroxytetrahydrobiopterin dehydratase: MDMLTGEQIAETNLTDWRKLGQGLHARYVVGDFGAGVRFVAAVGEAGDALDHYPRVTMGDGYVDLKLLSDDAVYRDDEGTEHVVEWVTQQDVDLARRVTEIATEQAVAADPASITAIELALDTAHAATIAPVWAALLTGSAEAQGRGTIDDDVRDATGRVPILWFQDTDEHEPPRQRFHVDVWVPPEVAEQRIAAAVTAGGIVVDDSQAPSYSVIADQDGNKACVCTT, encoded by the coding sequence ATGGACATGCTGACGGGCGAGCAGATCGCCGAGACCAACCTGACCGACTGGCGCAAGCTGGGTCAAGGACTACATGCCCGCTACGTGGTCGGCGACTTCGGCGCCGGCGTACGGTTCGTCGCCGCAGTGGGCGAGGCCGGCGACGCGCTCGACCACTACCCACGCGTGACGATGGGCGACGGGTACGTCGATCTCAAGCTGCTCAGCGACGACGCCGTCTACCGCGACGACGAGGGCACCGAGCACGTCGTCGAATGGGTGACCCAGCAGGATGTCGACCTCGCGCGACGGGTCACCGAGATCGCCACCGAGCAGGCGGTCGCCGCAGACCCGGCCTCGATCACCGCGATCGAGCTCGCCCTCGACACGGCGCACGCCGCGACGATCGCCCCGGTGTGGGCGGCTTTGCTGACCGGGAGCGCCGAGGCGCAGGGTCGCGGGACCATCGACGACGACGTCCGGGACGCCACGGGACGGGTACCGATCCTGTGGTTCCAGGACACCGACGAGCACGAGCCCCCGCGTCAGCGGTTCCACGTCGATGTCTGGGTGCCGCCCGAGGTGGCCGAGCAGCGGATCGCCGCCGCTGTCACCGCGGGTGGGATCGTCGTCGATGACAGCCAGGCGCCGTCGTACAGCGTGATCGCCGACCAGGACGGCAACAAGGCGTGTGTGTGCACCACCTGA
- a CDS encoding cytochrome P450, translating to MATTTRILPFDQPDPLAPPPAYAELRAAEPVARVHTRDGRQAWLVTSYDAVSTVLSDPRFGVTPPGGDGEADGSLLQDGEAHARLRRLVGKAFTGRSVAALRPRIERLAADHAGSMAAAGPPADLVATFAAPLSIDVISELFGVAIDERAHFRRLADAASAADPFDLDMDEATAAATQRAWYALSGYVAGLIAAKRADLGEDLLSALIAVRDADDGRLSGDELVIMATTIVASGYLTATNAIAVGVLQLVSEGRFAALADEPGEAGAAVEEVVRRLAGLTGEPFPRYAREDVELAGVSIAAGDLVLVRLGAANRDPAHFTEPDRFLPDRVSGPHLAFGRGPHYCLGAALARVEVGAALRALARRLPGLRLHVPVDDLVWIRSHADTGPTAVPVAW from the coding sequence ATGGCGACCACGACGAGGATCCTGCCGTTCGACCAGCCCGACCCCCTGGCGCCACCGCCCGCCTACGCGGAGCTGCGCGCCGCCGAGCCGGTGGCGCGGGTGCACACGCGGGACGGGCGGCAGGCCTGGCTGGTCACCTCGTACGACGCGGTCTCGACCGTGCTCTCCGACCCGCGGTTCGGCGTCACGCCGCCGGGCGGTGACGGGGAGGCCGACGGGTCGCTGCTGCAGGATGGCGAGGCGCACGCCCGGTTGCGTCGCCTCGTGGGCAAGGCGTTCACCGGCAGGAGCGTCGCGGCTCTCCGGCCGCGTATCGAACGGCTGGCGGCCGACCATGCCGGGTCGATGGCTGCCGCAGGCCCGCCGGCCGACCTCGTCGCGACGTTCGCCGCCCCGCTGTCGATCGACGTGATCAGCGAGCTGTTCGGTGTGGCGATCGACGAGCGTGCGCACTTTCGCCGGCTGGCCGACGCCGCGAGCGCGGCCGACCCGTTCGACCTCGACATGGACGAGGCGACGGCGGCCGCGACGCAACGGGCCTGGTACGCGCTCAGCGGATACGTCGCCGGGCTGATCGCCGCCAAGCGTGCGGACCTCGGTGAGGACCTGCTCAGTGCCCTGATCGCGGTACGCGACGCCGACGACGGACGGCTCTCCGGCGACGAGCTCGTCATCATGGCCACGACGATCGTCGCCTCCGGCTACCTCACGGCCACCAACGCCATCGCCGTCGGTGTGCTGCAGCTCGTCTCCGAGGGCCGGTTCGCGGCGCTGGCCGACGAGCCCGGCGAGGCGGGTGCGGCCGTGGAGGAGGTCGTCCGGCGGCTGGCCGGACTGACCGGCGAGCCCTTCCCGCGCTACGCCCGCGAGGACGTCGAGCTGGCCGGCGTCTCGATCGCCGCCGGCGACCTCGTCCTCGTCCGGCTCGGTGCGGCGAACCGCGATCCCGCGCACTTCACCGAGCCCGACCGGTTCCTGCCCGACCGGGTGTCGGGTCCGCACCTGGCGTTCGGCCGCGGGCCGCACTACTGCCTCGGCGCGGCCCTGGCCCGCGTCGAGGTCGGTGCCGCGCTCCGCGCGCTCGCGCGCCGGCTCCCCGGTCTGCGGCTGCACGTCCCCGTCGACGACCTCGTCTGGATCCGCAGCCACGCCGACACCGGGCCGACCGCCGTCCCGGTCGCGTGGTGA